CCTGGCTGGCGGTGTCGTTCGCGCTTGGCTTGGCGATTAAACCGAGCCAGCGAGCGGGCGACGACGACTTCTGGCAACGTGGGCGGTGGCGTTATGACAACATCGGCGATGCAGCTAGTATCAGATTTCGGCTCGCCCGCTCGGGCCCGCACAATCAATTTGCTCGTGGACGGGCGAAATTTCGTCATTTTCTCCCCTCCGTCACGGCCCTTTGACAAGCGGCCAGGTTCCGCTTTCGGCTGGGGCGATCGTCTTGCGCCCCTTCTAGTTGCAGCATAATTCGCGCCCTCGAAGCCAGCACGCCGCGAACCTGTTTTTTGTGAAATCTAGGCCGCCACCGCACGGATTCGACTGCTGGCACCCACTATTGAGGATGCCAGCCCACTCTCCATTTGTTTCCGCGGGCTGGCGTGTTCTTGCCCCGCCGAATCACGTTTGCCATTAACTGACGACTTCGACATTAACTGACACAGCCCTCGACGAGCGAATGCCATGCGATTGACCTTGCGAACCCTGTTGGCCTACTTGGACCAGAACCTCGAGCCGGGCGATTCCCAGGAGATTGCCAGCAAGGTCAAGGAGAGCGAGTTCGCCACGACGCTGGTGCATCGCATCCGCGACGTCACGCGCCGACTCCGGCTGGGCGCGCCCAAGGTCGAAGGTCGCGGCTTGGCGCTCGACGCCAACACGGTGGCCGAGTACCTGGACAATTCACTCTCGGCCGAGCGTGTGCCCGACTTCGAGCGCATCTGCCTGGAGTCGGACATTCACCTGGCCGAGGTCGCCGCTTCGCACCAGGTATTGGCCTTGGTGCTCGACAAGCCGGCCGAGATCGAGCCGGCGATTCGCCAGCGGATGTACGCCTTGCCGTCGCAGGCGGCCGCCCATGACGCCGCCGGTAGTGCCGCTCCCGCCGAGGCTGACAGCGCTTCTTCAGCCGCCGGTGGCGAAGCTGCGTCGTCGATCGCCGCGTCCGTCGAGCACGAAGCCGAAGCGCCGCGCCGCGTGGCGCCGACTCCGCCGCCGATTCCGCCGCGCGACACGCCGCGCGTGCCGGCCGTGGCGACCGACACCGCGCCAGTGCCCGAGACGGTTCCCAGCGAGGCGGATTTGCGTCCCGCGCGCCGACAGATCGAGGTGCCTGAATACCTGCGCGAGTCCACTCCGCGGCGTGGTTCCAGGGGCCGGCTGATCGCGGCGTTACTGTTGTTCATCGTGGTCGGAGCGGCGATCGGCGTGCTGCTCAACGGCGAGCAGTTGCAGTCGTGGCTTGCCAGTTCAAACCCGCCGACCGAGGGAACCGATTTGCCGACAGCCACCATGACGGGCCAGACCACGTCGAAGGACTTGAATGTCGTCCCCGGCCTGGACGACGCGGGCAAGATACCCGGCGGCTTGCAGCAGCCCGCCTCGATGCCGACGACGCCAGCAGCCACGGCACCGACGACAGCAGTGCCCACACCAGCAGCGCCAACTTCTCCGACCGCACCGGCCGCTAATGTGCCAACCGCGCCGACGCCCGGCACGCCGACAGTGGCACCTGCCGCCGGGACACCCGCCGCGCCGGGAACAGTCGCCCAGCCAGCGTCTTTGCCACCCGGAACCGCGCCGCCAGTAGTGGTGCCTGGTGCCGCACCTGCCGCGCCCGGTACAGCTCCGACAGCGCCGGGCATGGCGCCGAATCCACCGCCGGTGGCCACCACCCCGCCGACGGGTATCCCAGGCACAACGCCCGCAATCCCGGGGACGCCAGCCACGCCGGGCAGCGCCATTCCTGCGCCACCTGCGCCGGGGATTGGACCGGTGGCGATGAATGCCGGCACGCCGGGCGTCGCGTCGGGAGCAGCGGCCCCCGTGGCTCAGCCCGTGGTGGTTCCCCCGGCTGCGCCAGAGGGGGTCGGTCAGTACATGAATGAATCGGACCTGCTGGTGCGCGCGATCAATGGGCCGTTGCAGTGGGAACGCATGTTGGGCAAGGCCACGGTGCTCAGCGGCAATCGGCTGCTCTGTTTGCCGAGCTACAGCGCCAAGCTGGCCATGACGGCCGGCGTGAGAGTCGACTTGCTGGGTGGTGCCGAAGTCAAGTTGTTGCCCAACGATCCGCAGAAAGTGCCTGGCGTGGAACTGGTCGAAGGACGGATCATGGTGCTTGAGGCTGCTCGACCCGAGACGGCGCTGAACGTGGTGATCAATGGTCAACCTGGGAGGCTCGTGCTGGCCGACCAGAACTCGGCGGCGGCGCTGGATGTCGATCGGTTGCACCTGGAAGGAACCGATCCCGAGAAGCAAGCTGGTCCGGTCGAAGCGGTACTCTACGCCTTTACCGGTCAGATTTCCTGGACCGACGCGACGGGCAAGACCGAGAAGCTGGCCGCGCCGGTGCGGCGTGTGTTAATGGGGTCGTCGACCACCCAGCAGGCGGGCATGCCTCGTTGGTTGACCAGCGAAGAACGCAGCGCCACGCAAATACGGGCCAGCGCCGAGCTGCCCAAGTTGCTGCCCCAGGATCGTCCGATCAGCCAGGCGCTGCAGGAAGAAGCGGCCACCGGTCGCAAGCAAGAGAACGTGTTGCTCTCGCTCCAAGCCTTGGCCCGGTTGGACGATTACAACCCGCTGGTCTTGGCGCTCAAGGAGCGGACCCAGCGGTCTCTTTGGCCAGAAGTGATCGACGCTTTGCGCGACGCGATCGGTCGCAGCCCGCAACACGCCGAACAGGTGCGCAAGGCGTTCGAGAAGCACTACGGCGCCAAGGGGCTCGAGCTGTACCGGATGTTGTGGGGCTACACGCCGGACCAGATTCAGTCGGGGGGCGGCATGCAATTGGTCCGCTACCTGGACCACGAGGATCTCGAGTTCCGGGTGCTCAGCATTGGCACGCTCAAGCGGATGGCCGGGACCGATTTGTTCTACCGGCCGGACGACACGGTGGCGAAGCGCCAGCCGTTTGTCGTGAAGTGGAAGCAAAAGATCGAAACCGGCCAATTGTTCTCGCGCTAAAGCGGGGGTGGTGGCGAGATGTGCGGCGGCCCAGTCAGCTTGGAGACAATCCCCCCAGGCAATGGGGGTGCCCGCCGTGGCCATTCGGCGGAGCCCTCCAAGGGTGATTTGCCGTAAAAGGCCATGAATCGTCGACTTAAGGTTTGCGTTTGTGGGTTTTCCCGCTGGCAGGTAGAATGCGGCCTTTGGGGGAACGCTGTCGCCTTAACGGCTGGTCCGGGCCCATCTTGGGAGCCGTTGACCGCAGGCGTGATCTCTCTGCTTCAAACGCACCGGAATTGACCCTGGCATGGGGTCGCCGGCGCGGCAGCCCAATTCAGATAGAACGGGAGTGTTGCGGTGCTGATCAATATTTCGGCGCGTCATGGCCATTTGAGCGACGCGACCCAGGCCAAGATCAAAGCCAAGCTAGAAAAGATGACGCGGTTGTTCGAGCGGCTGATGGCCATTGACGTGACGGTCGACCTGGAAGATCGGGACAACCCGACGGTCGATCTCAAGCTGTCGGCCGAGCATAAGCACGACTTCGTGGCGACCGAGCAGGGGAGCGAGCTGATGGCCTCGCTCGACGGCGCCATGCACAAGATCGAGCAGCAATTGCGCAAGTACAAGGAAAAGGTCCAGAATCACCACCGCGGGCCGGGCCTGCGGCAGGCCAGCGCCGAACAGGGGGCCGCGGAGCAAGAAGCCGAAGGTTCCTAACTGCTGCGACGATTGGCGCTTTACGGGGCCGTCGCCTTGTAATCTAATCGAGCGGGTCGGGCCGCCGTAACATCCCTGTGCCCGACTCGGCGAACCGCGTGGCGCATGACCCCCTGGGCAACCATCGCCGCCTCGAACCGTACGAACTTCAGAGAACATCACACGCTCGACAGCGATTACGGACCACCGGTCCACGGTCGAAGTCGAGCATCGCATACATCAACGTCGAAATAGAAAGGAGTGGGTGCATGAAGTTTGCCGACTTCGTGACCCGCCAGGCCGTCAAGGCGAACCTGGAGGCGGATGTCAAAGAGAATGTTATTCGCGAAATGGTCGAATCGTTGCTCTCGGCCGGCAATCTGCCCGCCGATCAACCCGACAGCATCGTCAAGGCGATTCTCAAGCGCGAAGAGCTGGGCAGCACGGGCATCGGCCGCGGCGTGGCCGTGCCGCACACCAAGCATCCCAGCGTCACCAAGCTGACCGGTGCCGTCGCCGTCAGCAGCGAAGGCGTCGACTTTCAGAGCCTGGACGGCGAGAAGGTCCACCTGCTGTTCTTGCTGGTCTCGCCGCCCGACCGGCCGGGGGACCACCTGCGAGCGCTGGAGTATGTCTCGCGCAAGTTGCGCAACGACAACTTTTGCAAGTTCCTCAAGCAGGCCAGGTCGACGGAAGACATCCTGACGTTGCTCGACGAAGCCGATAACGATCAGTTCAACGTCTAGCCAGGCCAAGGACCACTGGCCAGCTTTACCCTGGGGTCCAGTGGCCCACGCGACCTGGCGAACGTCGTCGGTCGAACACCGCGAGTCAAGATTGTGCATATGAGCGAGCTGAAGCAAACGCGGGCGGCGGTGGTGAAAAACCCCAATGGCCTGCATGCGCGGCCGGCCGACTTGCTGGTCAAACTCGCCATGAAGTTTTCCTCGAACATTGTCATTGTCAAAGGTTTCGAGCGAGTCGACGCCAAAAGCATTCTGGGCATCCTGACGCTGGCGGCCACCGAAGGAACCGAGTTGTCGATCGAGGCCGAGGGGGCTGACGCGACAGCGGCGGTCGACGCGCTGGCCGAGCTGGTCTCTAGCACGTTCGGCGAAGAATAGCGAATTAACCCGATACATCCGCGCGCCGGTCCCCCCAGGCGGGACGGGCCGCGGCAGTCGAGCGAGCACGCTGGCGCAAACCCACCGGGCTCGCTTGTGGAACAACCATGCAACGTCTGCAAGGAATTGCCGTTTCGCCGGGCATTGCCATTGGCGAAGCGCTGGTGTTGGGCAACGAAGGCTTCCGCATCCCGCGGCGCTTTCTGTCGCGCGATGCCGTTGACTCCGAGCTCGAACGTCTGCAGTTGGCGTGTGACGACGCCGCCCACCAGATCGAGCGCAATCGCGACACGGTTAGCTCGGAACTCGGCGCCGGTTACGGCGCCATCTTCGAGGCCCACCTGCAGATGCTTCGCGACGCCAAGCTGCGCGCCGAACTTGAACAGTTGATTCGCGAGCGGCACTATTCGCCCGAGTACGCCGTCAGCCGCACGTTGCGCCGTTACGCCAAGGTGTTCCAGTCGCTGGAAAACACCCAAATGGCCGAACGGGCCAACGACATCGTCGACATCGAAAAACGCCTGTTGCGCAGCCTGCTTGGCCGCCGCCGCGAGGAAATCTCTCGCCTCACCTCGCCGGTGCTGGTCTTGGCCCACA
Above is a genomic segment from Planctomycetota bacterium containing:
- the raiA gene encoding ribosome-associated translation inhibitor RaiA codes for the protein MSARHGHLSDATQAKIKAKLEKMTRLFERLMAIDVTVDLEDRDNPTVDLKLSAEHKHDFVATEQGSELMASLDGAMHKIEQQLRKYKEKVQNHHRGPGLRQASAEQGAAEQEAEGS
- a CDS encoding PTS sugar transporter subunit IIA, whose protein sequence is MKFADFVTRQAVKANLEADVKENVIREMVESLLSAGNLPADQPDSIVKAILKREELGSTGIGRGVAVPHTKHPSVTKLTGAVAVSSEGVDFQSLDGEKVHLLFLLVSPPDRPGDHLRALEYVSRKLRNDNFCKFLKQARSTEDILTLLDEADNDQFNV
- a CDS encoding HPr family phosphocarrier protein; the encoded protein is MSELKQTRAAVVKNPNGLHARPADLLVKLAMKFSSNIVIVKGFERVDAKSILGILTLAATEGTELSIEAEGADATAAVDALAELVSSTFGEE